In Primulina eburnea isolate SZY01 chromosome 3, ASM2296580v1, whole genome shotgun sequence, one DNA window encodes the following:
- the LOC140826192 gene encoding uncharacterized protein isoform X3 gives MAQELDDGEFWLPSEFLTDDDLLTAFKKKAGNDFSCGFGNSFGLYSDLSSPVDSVTGSTENESHEDDFIGFLTQKMNYSALNDSKKRWKTSASPQSTLLGCKPVSSPVSPKSVSKVSSPPRSEVAVSWDLFYAAAEKVSRLRGNEAALACYQQKMTYPPLKSSPVTVPLLNRCQASGFCPNPKTQPQLTYQKVRAIQLKNEVWVHGQKGNQFQNENRIGGVEEIQGLSAAAAWPTLLQSQRQPQQIPCSGVRAVFLSENGAKKERTGTGVFLPRGYRTNSTETSGKPGSTVLLPNRVVHALNLNLGSIDTSAQTKSRGVQFNADAGFMRKNITRMAQQGRNLTPPPVVSQEFCLPQEWTY, from the exons ATGGCCCAAGAGTTGGATGACGGAGAGTTCTGGCTGCCATCGGAGTTTCTGACGGACGATGACTTGCTGACGGCCTTCAAGAAGAAGGCAGGTAATGATTTTTCTTGTGGCTTTGGGAACTCGTTTGGGCTCTACTCGGATCTAAGCTCCCCCGTTGATTCGGTTACGGGTTCGACCGAAAACGAGAGTCATGAGGATGATTTCATCGGCTTTTTAACCCAGAAGATGAATTACTCTGCTTTGAATGACTCAAAGAAG AGGTGGAAGACTTCTGCTTCGCCACAATCAACTCTACTCGGGTGTAAACCAGTTTCGAGTCCGGTCAGCCCGAAATCCGTTTCGAAGGTTTCTTCGCCGCCGCGTTCCGAAGTCGCGGTGAGCTGGGATTTGTTCTACGCGGCCGCGGAGAAGGTTTCTAGGCTGCGGGGGAATGAAGCAGCGTTGGCGTGTTACCAACAGAAAATGACCTATCCACCGCTGAAGTCTTCCCCTGTTACCGTTCCCCTATTGAACAGATGCCAGGCCTCCGGGTTTTGCCCGAATCCTAAAACACAACCACAGTTAACCTACCAGAAAGTGCGAGCAATTCAA CTGAAGAATGAAGTTTGGGTACATGGGCAGAAGGGAAACCAGTTTCAGAATGAGAACAGAATCGGAGGAGTCGAAGAAATTCAAGGATTATCAGCAGCGGCAGCTTGGCCCACTCTACTGCAGTCTCAACGTCAACCGCAGCAGATTCCCTGTTCAGGGGTGAGGGCAGTTTTTCTCTCAGAAAATGGAGCCAAAAAAGAGCGTACAGGCACCGGAGTTTTCTTGCCTAGAGGATATCGAACCAACTCGACGGAAACAAGCGGGAAACCAG GTTCCACAGTTTTGCTACCAAACAGAGTGGTCCATGCCTTGAATTTGAATCTTGGCTCCATTGATACATCGGCCCAGACCAAGTCTAGAGGCGTTCAATTCAACGCAGACGCAGGTTTCATGCGCAAAAACATTACCAGAATGGCTCAACAGGGGAGGAATCTCACCCCACCGCCGGTTGTGAGCCAAGAATTCTGTCTTCCCCAAGAGTGGACTTATTAA
- the LOC140826192 gene encoding uncharacterized protein isoform X2 gives MAQELDDGEFWLPSEFLTDDDLLTAFKKKAGNDFSCGFGNSFGLYSDLSSPVDSVTGSTENESHEDDFIGFLTQKMNYSALNDSKKRWKTSASPQSTLLGCKPVSSPVSPKSVSKVSSPPRSEVAVSWDLFYAAAEKVSRLRGNEAALACYQQKMTYPPLKSSPVTVPLLNRCQASGFCPNPKTQPQLTYQKVRAIQQLKNEVWVHGQKGNQFQNENRIGGVEEIQGLSAAAAWPTLLQSQRQPQQIPCSGVRAVFLSENGAKKERTGTGVFLPRGYRTNSTETSGKPGSTVLLPNRVVHALNLNLGSIDTSAQTKSRGVQFNADAGFMRKNITRMAQQGRNLTPPPVVSQEFCLPQEWTY, from the exons ATGGCCCAAGAGTTGGATGACGGAGAGTTCTGGCTGCCATCGGAGTTTCTGACGGACGATGACTTGCTGACGGCCTTCAAGAAGAAGGCAGGTAATGATTTTTCTTGTGGCTTTGGGAACTCGTTTGGGCTCTACTCGGATCTAAGCTCCCCCGTTGATTCGGTTACGGGTTCGACCGAAAACGAGAGTCATGAGGATGATTTCATCGGCTTTTTAACCCAGAAGATGAATTACTCTGCTTTGAATGACTCAAAGAAG AGGTGGAAGACTTCTGCTTCGCCACAATCAACTCTACTCGGGTGTAAACCAGTTTCGAGTCCGGTCAGCCCGAAATCCGTTTCGAAGGTTTCTTCGCCGCCGCGTTCCGAAGTCGCGGTGAGCTGGGATTTGTTCTACGCGGCCGCGGAGAAGGTTTCTAGGCTGCGGGGGAATGAAGCAGCGTTGGCGTGTTACCAACAGAAAATGACCTATCCACCGCTGAAGTCTTCCCCTGTTACCGTTCCCCTATTGAACAGATGCCAGGCCTCCGGGTTTTGCCCGAATCCTAAAACACAACCACAGTTAACCTACCAGAAAGTGCGAGCAATTCAA CAGCTGAAGAATGAAGTTTGGGTACATGGGCAGAAGGGAAACCAGTTTCAGAATGAGAACAGAATCGGAGGAGTCGAAGAAATTCAAGGATTATCAGCAGCGGCAGCTTGGCCCACTCTACTGCAGTCTCAACGTCAACCGCAGCAGATTCCCTGTTCAGGGGTGAGGGCAGTTTTTCTCTCAGAAAATGGAGCCAAAAAAGAGCGTACAGGCACCGGAGTTTTCTTGCCTAGAGGATATCGAACCAACTCGACGGAAACAAGCGGGAAACCAG GTTCCACAGTTTTGCTACCAAACAGAGTGGTCCATGCCTTGAATTTGAATCTTGGCTCCATTGATACATCGGCCCAGACCAAGTCTAGAGGCGTTCAATTCAACGCAGACGCAGGTTTCATGCGCAAAAACATTACCAGAATGGCTCAACAGGGGAGGAATCTCACCCCACCGCCGGTTGTGAGCCAAGAATTCTGTCTTCCCCAAGAGTGGACTTATTAA
- the LOC140826192 gene encoding uncharacterized protein isoform X1, which translates to MAQELDDGEFWLPSEFLTDDDLLTAFKKKAGNDFSCGFGNSFGLYSDLSSPVDSVTGSTENESHEDDFIGFLTQKMNYSALNDSKKRWKTSASPQSTLLGCKPVSSPVSPKSVSKVSSPPRSEVAVSWDLFYAAAEKVSRLRGNEAALACYQQKMTYPPLKSSPVTVPLLNRCQASGFCPNPKTQPQLTYQKVRAIQFQQLKNEVWVHGQKGNQFQNENRIGGVEEIQGLSAAAAWPTLLQSQRQPQQIPCSGVRAVFLSENGAKKERTGTGVFLPRGYRTNSTETSGKPGSTVLLPNRVVHALNLNLGSIDTSAQTKSRGVQFNADAGFMRKNITRMAQQGRNLTPPPVVSQEFCLPQEWTY; encoded by the exons ATGGCCCAAGAGTTGGATGACGGAGAGTTCTGGCTGCCATCGGAGTTTCTGACGGACGATGACTTGCTGACGGCCTTCAAGAAGAAGGCAGGTAATGATTTTTCTTGTGGCTTTGGGAACTCGTTTGGGCTCTACTCGGATCTAAGCTCCCCCGTTGATTCGGTTACGGGTTCGACCGAAAACGAGAGTCATGAGGATGATTTCATCGGCTTTTTAACCCAGAAGATGAATTACTCTGCTTTGAATGACTCAAAGAAG AGGTGGAAGACTTCTGCTTCGCCACAATCAACTCTACTCGGGTGTAAACCAGTTTCGAGTCCGGTCAGCCCGAAATCCGTTTCGAAGGTTTCTTCGCCGCCGCGTTCCGAAGTCGCGGTGAGCTGGGATTTGTTCTACGCGGCCGCGGAGAAGGTTTCTAGGCTGCGGGGGAATGAAGCAGCGTTGGCGTGTTACCAACAGAAAATGACCTATCCACCGCTGAAGTCTTCCCCTGTTACCGTTCCCCTATTGAACAGATGCCAGGCCTCCGGGTTTTGCCCGAATCCTAAAACACAACCACAGTTAACCTACCAGAAAGTGCGAGCAATTCAA TTTCAGCAGCTGAAGAATGAAGTTTGGGTACATGGGCAGAAGGGAAACCAGTTTCAGAATGAGAACAGAATCGGAGGAGTCGAAGAAATTCAAGGATTATCAGCAGCGGCAGCTTGGCCCACTCTACTGCAGTCTCAACGTCAACCGCAGCAGATTCCCTGTTCAGGGGTGAGGGCAGTTTTTCTCTCAGAAAATGGAGCCAAAAAAGAGCGTACAGGCACCGGAGTTTTCTTGCCTAGAGGATATCGAACCAACTCGACGGAAACAAGCGGGAAACCAG GTTCCACAGTTTTGCTACCAAACAGAGTGGTCCATGCCTTGAATTTGAATCTTGGCTCCATTGATACATCGGCCCAGACCAAGTCTAGAGGCGTTCAATTCAACGCAGACGCAGGTTTCATGCGCAAAAACATTACCAGAATGGCTCAACAGGGGAGGAATCTCACCCCACCGCCGGTTGTGAGCCAAGAATTCTGTCTTCCCCAAGAGTGGACTTATTAA